The Acidobacteriota bacterium genome includes a region encoding these proteins:
- a CDS encoding branched-chain amino acid ABC transporter permease, with amino-acid sequence MGSDVFLQLTVSGLSNGMVYALVAVGFVVIFKASDVINFAQGEFLLFGAYLAFAFIAQFGLPWSLGVLATLLTAAMIGLIVERLVLRPLIGEPVISMIMVTIGLSSLLRAVVNGIWGVRPKAFPNFIPSGEVEFLGAIVGIDRLLVIAIAAILLTVLTLFFRHTRDGIAMRAIADDQQAALSMGISIKRVLAVAWAMAAITAAVAGIMLANTVGVSHDIIFIGLRVFPVVILGGLDSVPGAIVGGGVIGLLESYTAGYTTSGLELIVPYIVLILVLMIRPYGLFGKEIIERV; translated from the coding sequence ATGGGATCCGACGTCTTCCTTCAACTCACCGTTTCCGGCCTCTCGAACGGCATGGTCTACGCCCTGGTGGCGGTCGGCTTCGTCGTGATCTTCAAGGCGAGCGACGTGATCAACTTCGCGCAGGGCGAGTTCCTGCTCTTCGGCGCCTACCTGGCCTTCGCCTTCATTGCCCAGTTCGGGTTGCCCTGGAGTCTGGGCGTGCTGGCGACGCTGCTCACCGCGGCCATGATCGGCCTGATCGTGGAGCGTCTCGTTCTCCGGCCACTGATCGGCGAACCGGTGATCTCGATGATCATGGTCACGATCGGTCTCTCGAGCCTGCTGCGAGCGGTGGTGAACGGTATCTGGGGGGTGCGGCCCAAGGCCTTCCCCAACTTCATCCCCTCGGGAGAAGTCGAGTTCCTGGGCGCGATCGTCGGCATCGACCGTCTGCTCGTGATCGCGATCGCGGCGATCCTGCTGACGGTTCTGACGCTGTTCTTCCGTCACACCCGGGACGGCATCGCGATGCGCGCCATCGCCGACGACCAGCAAGCGGCGCTGTCGATGGGCATCAGCATCAAGCGGGTCCTCGCCGTCGCCTGGGCGATGGCGGCGATCACCGCGGCGGTCGCCGGCATCATGCTGGCGAACACGGTCGGCGTCAGCCACGACATCATCTTCATCGGACTGCGCGTGTTCCCCGTGGTCATCCTCGGCGGTCTCGACTCGGTGCCCGGCGCGATCGTCGGCGGCGGCGTGATCGGGCTGCTGGAGTCGTACACGGCGGGCTACACGACGTCGGGCCTGGAGCTCATCGTCCCGTACATCGTGCTGATCCTGGTCCTGATGATCCGGCCCTACGGCCTGTTCGGCAAGGAGATCATCGAGCGGGTGTAG
- a CDS encoding ABC transporter substrate-binding protein, which yields MNRLACLAAVALLLLTACGGGDPVSEADAPITIGAIFDLTGATSDVGTLYAEAIRDYYDRLNELGGIAGREVDLLWNDYGYDVAKAEQLYSEYVQAGAVMFMGWGTGDTEALRGRIAADRIPFVSASFSHVLGDPSEAPFNFLVGTTYSDQLFILLDYLIEEAEASGGEMPNVALMHHPSPFGLSPWRQGGEEYAKQRGIEMAPHEMARGNTDFSATLTRIAESGANTVVFQNTSGPVSIAVKNARDLGLDLRFACLNYCSNEVLLDLAGDAAEGVLASIIYSPPGEGIDGLNEAAEYLASKGASIDEEGLLYGQGWAVASLVTEAIERAAAAGEVTGDSIFAAFETFDDWDTGGVTAPVTFTSTDHRGIKGMRIFEIREGKFQPVTEMRMASTLGAAE from the coding sequence ATGAACCGTCTCGCTTGCCTTGCTGCTGTAGCTCTGTTGCTTCTCACCGCCTGCGGAGGCGGCGACCCGGTTTCGGAAGCGGATGCTCCGATCACCATCGGTGCGATCTTCGACCTGACCGGCGCGACCTCGGACGTGGGTACCCTGTACGCCGAGGCGATCCGCGACTACTACGACCGCCTGAACGAACTCGGCGGCATCGCCGGCCGCGAGGTCGACCTGCTGTGGAACGACTACGGCTACGACGTGGCGAAGGCCGAGCAGCTCTACTCCGAGTACGTCCAGGCCGGAGCGGTCATGTTCATGGGCTGGGGCACCGGCGACACCGAAGCCCTGCGCGGCCGGATCGCGGCCGACCGCATTCCCTTCGTCTCGGCATCCTTCTCCCACGTACTGGGAGATCCGTCCGAGGCCCCCTTCAACTTCCTCGTCGGCACGACCTACAGCGACCAGCTCTTCATCCTGCTCGACTACCTGATCGAAGAGGCGGAAGCCTCGGGAGGCGAGATGCCGAACGTCGCGCTGATGCACCACCCGAGTCCGTTTGGCCTCTCGCCGTGGCGCCAGGGAGGCGAGGAGTACGCGAAGCAGCGCGGCATCGAGATGGCGCCGCACGAGATGGCGCGGGGCAACACGGACTTCAGCGCCACGCTGACCCGGATCGCCGAATCCGGCGCCAACACGGTCGTGTTCCAGAACACGTCGGGACCGGTTTCCATTGCCGTCAAGAACGCGCGGGACCTGGGCCTGGACCTGCGCTTCGCCTGCCTGAACTACTGCAGCAACGAGGTGCTGCTGGATCTGGCGGGCGACGCCGCGGAAGGTGTTCTGGCTTCGATCATCTACTCGCCGCCGGGCGAGGGGATCGACGGCCTGAACGAAGCGGCCGAGTACCTCGCGTCCAAGGGCGCGTCGATCGACGAGGAGGGTTTGCTCTATGGCCAGGGCTGGGCGGTCGCCAGTCTGGTGACCGAGGCGATCGAACGCGCGGCCGCTGCCGGCGAAGTGACCGGCGATTCCATCTTCGCTGCCTTCGAGACCTTCGACGACTGGGACACCGGCGGTGTGACCGCGCCGGTCACGTTCACGTCCACCGACCATCGCGGCATCAAGGGCATGAGGATCTTCGAGATCAGGGAAGGCAAGTTCCAACCCGTGACCGAGATGCGGATGGCCTCCACCCTGGGGGCGGCCGAGTAG
- a CDS encoding AMP-binding protein produces the protein MTALAELPEDADTMPKLLLRNARERGGEAALREKEFGIWQSFTWAQYAERVRNFARGLVELGLERDDIVAVLGDNRPEWLIAQLASQAVGARSLGVYQDSVASEVQYLVEFAGARFVIAEDQEQVDKLLEVWDQLSGTGEGDGQGIAKVIYYDPRGLGSYPHDFLLGFSEVEKIGASATSSTEDDFERWVEATTGDDVALLSTTSGTTGKPKLAMLSHRNLLTMAHSFQSIDPMRSDDEFVSFLPLAWIGEQMIGAACGMLVGFTMNFPEEPETVQHDIREIGPQMMFSPPRIWENMVSDVQVRIEDSSWLKRKVYNWALGVGYRAADTRLAEGGLPRLLAMQNWIANAVCFFWLRDKLGVRRIRRAYTGGAALGPDIFRFFHAIGVNLKQIYGQTEVSGISVAHRDDDIKFQTVGTPVPGAEVRLGEGGEILTRSPSVFLGYYNNEEATQEALRDGWLYSGDAGYMDDDGHLIVIDRKKDVMELHDGTQFSPQFIENKLKFSPYIKEAVVFGGGDYPFVTSLITIDFANAGKWAERRQIPYTTFTDLAQKPEIYELVLEHTAGINGDLPESARIQRLLLLHKELDADDEELTRTRKVRRRFIADRYRLLVNALYGGDEAVEIENEITYQDGTTAVLQTRLRIAQPATA, from the coding sequence ATGACCGCGCTGGCGGAACTGCCGGAAGACGCGGACACGATGCCCAAGCTGCTGCTCCGGAATGCCCGGGAGCGCGGCGGCGAAGCGGCGCTCCGTGAGAAGGAGTTCGGCATCTGGCAGAGCTTCACCTGGGCGCAGTACGCCGAGCGGGTCAGGAACTTCGCCCGCGGACTGGTCGAACTCGGACTCGAGCGGGACGACATCGTCGCCGTGCTGGGGGACAACCGGCCCGAGTGGCTGATTGCCCAGCTCGCGTCCCAGGCGGTCGGCGCCCGCTCCCTGGGCGTCTACCAGGACTCCGTGGCGAGCGAAGTGCAGTACCTGGTCGAGTTCGCGGGCGCCCGCTTCGTCATTGCCGAGGACCAGGAGCAGGTCGACAAGCTGCTTGAAGTCTGGGACCAGTTGAGTGGCACTGGGGAAGGGGACGGGCAGGGAATCGCGAAGGTCATCTACTACGACCCCCGCGGGCTCGGTTCCTACCCGCACGACTTCCTGCTCGGCTTCTCCGAAGTGGAGAAGATAGGGGCGTCCGCCACGAGCAGCACGGAGGACGACTTCGAACGCTGGGTCGAAGCGACGACCGGCGACGACGTCGCCCTGCTGTCGACCACCTCCGGAACCACCGGAAAGCCGAAGCTGGCGATGCTCTCGCACCGCAACCTGCTGACCATGGCGCACAGCTTTCAGAGCATCGATCCGATGCGGAGCGACGACGAGTTCGTCTCCTTCCTGCCGCTCGCGTGGATCGGCGAGCAGATGATCGGCGCCGCCTGCGGCATGCTGGTCGGCTTCACCATGAACTTCCCGGAAGAGCCGGAGACGGTGCAGCACGACATCCGTGAGATCGGACCGCAAATGATGTTCTCGCCGCCCCGCATCTGGGAGAACATGGTGTCCGACGTCCAGGTACGGATCGAGGACTCCTCCTGGCTCAAGCGCAAGGTCTACAACTGGGCGCTGGGCGTCGGTTACAGAGCGGCCGACACGCGGCTGGCGGAGGGCGGTCTGCCCAGGTTGCTGGCGATGCAGAACTGGATCGCCAACGCGGTCTGCTTCTTCTGGTTGCGCGACAAGCTCGGGGTGCGGCGAATCCGGCGCGCCTACACGGGCGGCGCGGCGCTCGGGCCCGACATCTTCCGCTTCTTCCACGCCATCGGCGTGAACCTGAAGCAGATCTACGGCCAGACCGAGGTGTCCGGGATTTCGGTGGCGCACCGCGACGACGACATCAAGTTCCAGACGGTCGGCACGCCGGTGCCAGGGGCGGAGGTCAGGCTCGGCGAAGGCGGCGAGATCCTGACCAGGAGTCCGTCCGTCTTCCTCGGCTACTACAACAACGAGGAGGCCACACAAGAGGCGCTTCGCGACGGCTGGCTTTACTCCGGCGACGCCGGCTACATGGACGACGACGGGCACCTGATCGTCATCGATCGCAAGAAGGACGTGATGGAGCTGCACGACGGAACGCAGTTCTCGCCGCAGTTCATCGAGAACAAGCTGAAGTTCAGCCCCTACATCAAGGAGGCGGTCGTGTTCGGCGGCGGCGACTACCCGTTCGTCACCTCCTTGATCACGATCGACTTCGCCAACGCGGGAAAGTGGGCCGAACGCCGGCAGATCCCCTACACCACGTTCACCGACCTCGCCCAGAAGCCGGAGATCTACGAGCTGGTGCTGGAACACACCGCCGGAATCAACGGTGATCTGCCGGAGTCGGCCCGCATCCAGCGCCTGCTGCTGCTGCACAAGGAACTCGACGCGGATGACGAGGAACTGACCCGTACCCGGAAGGTGCGGCGCCGGTTCATCGCCGATCGGTACCGCCTGCTCGTCAATGCGCTCTACGGCGGCGACGAGGCGGTCGAGATCGAGAACGAGATCACCTACCAGGACGGCACGACCGCGGTCCTGCAGACCCGGCTGCGCATCGCTCAGCCCGCCACCGCCTGA
- a CDS encoding branched-chain amino acid ABC transporter permease gives MESGIFFSDYRSDMALRRMPLQKVRTGLLLVGLVVFPFLATPYWLNLANQIAIATIGAIGLNILVGYTGQISLGQGAFMAVGAYGSGLLTVRLDVPFYLSIPAAAAITAVAGLVVGLPSLRLKGLYLAVATLAAQQIVEFVVTHWDGLTGGTEALVVPAPELFGARMNTDGRFYWILVVVALAVALFAANLFRSRVGRAWVAIRDQDIAASAIGVNVFGYKLLAFATSSFLVGLSGALLAHYRSIVTWERFTIEVSISYLAMIIIGGLGTISGSFFGASLIVLLPAMINTLGRSLQDTAPWAATVLPYVQQGVFGLVIILFLVLEPEGLAKLWRNVKDYFRVWPFSY, from the coding sequence ATGGAGTCCGGAATCTTCTTCAGCGACTACCGCTCGGACATGGCGCTGCGGCGCATGCCCTTGCAGAAGGTGCGCACGGGCCTGCTCCTGGTCGGCCTCGTCGTGTTTCCGTTCCTGGCCACGCCGTACTGGCTCAATCTGGCCAACCAGATCGCGATCGCCACGATCGGCGCGATCGGACTCAACATCCTGGTCGGCTACACCGGCCAGATCTCCCTCGGTCAGGGCGCCTTCATGGCGGTCGGCGCCTATGGGTCCGGTCTCCTGACGGTCCGGCTCGACGTTCCCTTCTACCTGAGCATTCCGGCCGCGGCCGCGATCACCGCCGTTGCCGGCCTGGTGGTCGGCCTGCCTTCCCTGCGGCTCAAGGGCCTCTACCTGGCCGTCGCCACGCTGGCGGCGCAGCAGATCGTCGAGTTCGTCGTCACGCACTGGGACGGCCTCACCGGCGGTACGGAGGCGCTCGTCGTGCCGGCGCCCGAACTGTTCGGCGCCCGGATGAACACCGACGGACGGTTCTACTGGATCCTGGTCGTCGTCGCGCTCGCCGTCGCGCTCTTTGCCGCGAACCTGTTCCGTTCGCGGGTGGGTCGCGCCTGGGTGGCGATCCGGGACCAGGACATCGCGGCTTCGGCGATCGGCGTCAACGTGTTCGGCTACAAGCTGCTCGCGTTCGCCACGTCGTCGTTTCTGGTCGGCCTCTCCGGCGCACTGCTCGCCCACTACCGGTCGATCGTCACCTGGGAGCGGTTCACGATCGAGGTCTCGATCTCCTACCTGGCGATGATCATCATCGGCGGACTGGGGACGATTTCGGGTTCGTTCTTCGGCGCGTCGCTCATCGTGCTCCTGCCGGCGATGATCAATACCCTGGGGCGCTCGCTGCAGGACACGGCGCCCTGGGCGGCCACGGTCCTGCCGTATGTGCAGCAGGGCGTCTTCGGACTCGTGATCATCCTGTTCCTGGTGCTCGAACCGGAAGGGCTCGCCAAACTCTGGCGCAACGTGAAGGACTACTTCCGCGTCTGGCCGTTCTCGTACTAG
- a CDS encoding ABC transporter ATP-binding protein has product MLSLNNVEVIYNDVILVLKGLSLKVEQGQIAALLGTNGAGKSTTLKAISGLLHPEDGEVTDGNVEFEGIQIDKLPAEDIVRRGIFQVMEGRRVFEHLTPQENLLAGAYTARDKGGTDEALERVYGYFPRLKERGNSMAGFLSGGEQQMLAIGRALMARPKLMLLDEPSLGLAPLLVQEIFEIIQRINRDEGTTILLVEQNATRALEIAHYGYIMEGGRVVLEGTPAELQDNADVKEFYLGLTQVGQRKSYRDVKHYRRRKRWLS; this is encoded by the coding sequence ATGCTGTCCCTGAACAACGTCGAGGTCATCTACAACGACGTCATCCTGGTGCTCAAGGGGCTCTCGCTCAAGGTGGAGCAGGGTCAGATCGCGGCGCTGCTGGGCACGAACGGCGCCGGCAAGTCAACCACGCTCAAGGCGATCTCGGGACTGCTTCATCCCGAGGACGGCGAGGTCACGGACGGCAACGTCGAGTTCGAGGGCATCCAGATCGACAAGCTGCCCGCCGAGGACATCGTGCGCCGGGGCATCTTCCAGGTCATGGAGGGGCGTCGGGTCTTCGAGCATCTGACGCCGCAGGAAAACCTCCTGGCCGGCGCCTACACGGCCCGGGACAAGGGCGGCACGGACGAAGCGCTGGAACGGGTGTACGGCTACTTCCCACGTCTCAAGGAGCGGGGCAACTCGATGGCCGGGTTCCTCTCCGGCGGCGAACAGCAGATGCTGGCCATCGGCCGGGCCCTCATGGCGCGGCCGAAACTGATGCTGCTCGACGAACCGTCACTGGGCCTGGCGCCGCTCCTCGTCCAGGAGATCTTCGAGATCATCCAGCGCATCAACCGGGACGAGGGCACGACGATTCTGCTCGTGGAGCAGAACGCCACCCGCGCACTCGAGATCGCCCACTACGGCTACATCATGGAGGGTGGCCGGGTCGTCCTCGAGGGGACTCCGGCGGAGCTCCAGGACAACGCCGACGTCAAGGAGTTCTACCTCGGACTGACCCAGGTCGGCCAGCGTAAGAGCTACCGCGACGTCAAGCACTACCGGCGCCGCAAGCGCTGGCTGTCGTAG